The DNA sequence CTTATGATCACTCCCCATAAGGAATTCGCCACCAGGTATCCATGCCATACCCTTTGGGCCATTAACACCATCACCCAAACGGATTACAACAACTTCAGTTTGAGGCTTTGACGAAAAATGACTCCAAAGCAGATATGCGCCAATTACTACTGAAAGCAATATCAACACATAGAGAAATAAGCGCTTAAGCTTCTTCATTAAATTATTTTCCCAGCGGGAGGCTGATCGTTGCAATGGCCGCATACCCCTCTACCCGATTCTGTGCCCAATACTCTTTATAAGCTCGCAAATTAATATATGCATCATTGCCATTCATTTTGAATAGATAGCCTATTTGAGGGCCAACAGCGGCAACGCGAGACTTAAACGCACCCACATTATCGCCAATGCCAGAATCTGCGGTCAGCTGATAGTAAACATAACCCGCAATACCTATCTGCCAACTTTGCGAAACAAATTGAGAAATCGACCAATCCAAGTGCGAGTCAATCCCATTCTTATAATTGGTTTGGTTGTTTTGCCAATTATAAGTAGCACCAACGATGCCAGAGAATTCAAAGCCAGTTGTATTGTTTAAGTAGGTATAACCGCCGCCAGCATCCATGGCTGTATGCCCGATACCTATACTAGATAGGCTTGTTGAGCTGTAGGTTCCAACTGGTATGTCGCCAGTTATATAAGTTTTGTAATTATTATTTCCGGCGCTCCAAGTTAGGCTGGCAAGTGGGTATATATCCGTGCCTCCATTACTGGTATTGGCCCGATTAAATTGCACGCTTGGATTGGTAACACTCACTGATGCTGTCGTGGTATTTGTGCCAGGCCCCCATCCAATTCCAATATAGGGTTGAGCACCAAGGATTTTTTCTTCAGCTACATATCCTAACTGCATCAATACAAATGACTCGCGCGCACTCAAACCAGCATTAAGACTTTGGCCGCGCTGAAATGTTTTTGATTTGTCAGCACTACCGCTGTAGGAATATGGCATCGCGACCAACGACCATCCTGTTGCCATAGGGACTGCCGCCATACTGGCATATTGGCCAGAGAGCCAAAATGGAACGCCACCCTCATCGGCATAAGCGCCTGAAGA is a window from the Polynucleobacter sp. MWH-Aus1W21 genome containing:
- a CDS encoding transporter, translated to MATGWSLVAMPYSYSGSADKSKTFQRGQSLNAGLSARESFVLMQLGYVAEEKILGAQPYIGIGWGPGTNTTTASVSVTNPSVQFNRANTSNGGTDIYPLASLTWSAGNNNYKTYITGDIPVGTYSSTSLSSIGIGHTAMDAGGGYTYLNNTTGFEFSGIVGATYNWQNNQTNYKNGIDSHLDWSISQFVSQSWQIGIAGYVYYQLTADSGIGDNVGAFKSRVAAVGPQIGYLFKMNGNDAYINLRAYKEYWAQNRVEGYAAIATISLPLGK